A genome region from Populus alba chromosome 3, ASM523922v2, whole genome shotgun sequence includes the following:
- the LOC118031024 gene encoding LOW QUALITY PROTEIN: probable phospholipid-transporting ATPase 4 (The sequence of the model RefSeq protein was modified relative to this genomic sequence to represent the inferred CDS: deleted 1 base in 1 codon) — translation MTRGRIRERLRRSHLHPFSCLRPNVNSSEGPHPLLGPGFSRIVHCNQPHKHQKKPFKYCSNYISTTKYNIVTFLPKALYEQFHRFANLYFLVAAVLSLTAVAPFSPLSMILPLAFVVGLSMAKEALEDWRRFTQDMKVNSRKASVHKGGGVFGYKPWQKIQVGDVVKVEKDQFFPADLLLLSTSYDDGICYVETMNLDGETNLKVKRSLEVTLPLEDDESFKNFTGIIKCEDPNPNLYTFVGNFEYEFQVYPLDPTQILLRDSKLRNTSYVYGVVIFTGFDSKVMQNSTKSPSKRSKIEKKMDKIIYILLSLLVLISSISSIGFAVKIKFQMPDWTYMQPWNDNNLYDPNNPGKSGVAHLITALILYGYLIPISLYVSIEIVKVFQARFINQDIHMYDEETGNTAQARTSNLNEELGQVDTILSDKTGTLTCNQMDFLKCSIAGTAYGVRSSEIELAAAEQMAMDLEEQDQQNTNVSRHGKSSHKEDSRGGSEIELESVITSKCENDQKPAIKGFNFEDSRLMDGNWLNEQNREVLLLFFRILAICQTAVPELNEETGMFTYEAESPDEAAFLAAAREFGFEFYKRTQSSVFIREKYAHPGRLIEREFKILNLLEFTSKRKRMSVIVRDEDGQILLLCKGADSVIFDRLSKNGRMYEETTVKHLNEYGEAGLRTLALAYKKLDESEYSAWNNEFVKVKTSISTDREAMLEQVADMMEKDLILVGATAVEDKLQKGVPQCIDKLAQAGLKIWVLTGDKMETAINIGFSCSLLRQGMKRICITVMNSDLVAQDPKQAAKENILMQITNSFRMVKLEKDPHAAFALIIDGKSLSYALEDDMKHHFLALAVGCASVICCRVSPKQKALVTRLVKEGTKKTTLAIGDGANDVGMIQEADIGVGISGVEGMQAVMASDFSISQFRFLERLLVVHGHWCYKRIAQMICYFFYKNIAFGLTLFYFEAFTGFSGQSVYNDWYMLLFNVILTSLPVISLGVFEQDVSSEVCLQFPALYQQGTKNLFFDWYRILGWMGNGLYSSLVIFILNIVIFYNQAFRAGGQTADMAAVGATMFSCIICAVNCQIALTMSHFTWIQHLFVWGSVATWFLFLLLYGLMPPSYSGDVYGLLVEVLGPAPIYWSTILLVTVACIVPYLVHISFQRCFNPMDHHIIQEIKYYKKDVEDQRMWRRERSKARQETKIGFTARVDAKIRQFKVKLQRRSSTLVSQNCMPSPS, via the exons ATGACACGGGGAAGGATAAGAGAAAGGCTCCGGCGGAGCCATCTCCACCCGTTCTCTTGCTTAAGGCCAAATGTCAACAGCAGTGAGGGGCCGCATCCTTTACTAGGGCCTGGGTTCTCCAGAATTGTTCATTGCAACCAACCCCATAAGCACCAGAAAAAACCCTTCAAATACTGCTCAAATTATATATCTACCACCAAGTACAATATAGTCACATTCTTGCCCAAGGCACTGTATGAACAGTTCCATCGGTTTGCTAATCTCTATTTCCTAGTTGCTGCAGTTCTTTCACTCACAGCTGTTGCCCCATTCTCGCCTCTGAGCATGATTTTACCGTTGGCTTTTGTTGTTGGCCTTAGTATGGCAAAAGAAGCTCTAGAAGATTGGCGCAGGTTTACGCAGGATATGAAGGTTAATAGTCGGAAAGCTAGTGTTCATAAAGGCGGTGGTGTTTTTGGTTATAAGCCATGGCAGAAGATTCAGGTTGGTGATGTGGTGAAAGTGGAAAAAGACCAGTTTTTCCCTGCTGATTTGCTTCTGTTGTCAACAAGTTACGATGATGGGATTTGCTATGTGGAGACTATGAACTTAGATGGTGAGACTAACTTGAAGGTTAAGAGATCATTGGAGGTAACCTTGCCTTTGGAGGATGATGAGTCTTTCAAGAACTTTACAGGAATAATAAAGTGCGAAGATCCAAACCCCAATCTTTACACGTTTGTTGGTAATTTTGAGTACGAATTTCAGGTTTATCCTCTTGACCCTACTCAGATTCTTCTTAGAGATTCAAAGCTCAGAAATACATCTTATGTATATGGAGTTGTGATATTCACTGGTTTTGATAGCAAAGTCATGCAGAACTCAACAAAGTCTCCTTCAAAAAGGagcaaaatagagaaaaaaatggacAAAATTATATACATCCTTCTCAGCCTTCTTGTACTGATTTCATCCATTAGTTCAATTGGCTTTGCTGTGAAGATAAAGTTTCAAATGCCGGACTGGACATACATGCAACCCTGGAATGATAATAATTTGTATGACCCTAACAATCCTGGCAAGTCTGGGGTAGCACATTTGATCACTGCTCTCATCCTTTATGGGTATTTAATACCCATTTCTCTCTATGTCTCAATTGAGATTGTGAAGGTGTTTCAAGCAAGGTTCATTAACCAAGACATACATATGTATGATGAAGAAACTGGCAATACTGCTCAAGCACGAACATCAAACTTAAATGAGGAGTTGGGTCAGGTCGACACTATCCTCTCTGATAAAACTGGCACCTTGACCTGTAATCAGATGGATTTTCTGAAGTGCTCCATTGCTGGTACTGCATATGGTGTACGTTCTAGTGAAATTGAGCTTGCTGCCGCAGAACAGATGGCTATGGATCTTGAGGAGCAGGATCAACAAAATACTAATGTTTCAAGGCATGGAAAAAGTTCACATAAGGAGGATAGCAGAGGAGGTTCAGAAATTGAACTCGAGAGTGTCATCACTTCTAAGTGTGAAAATGATCAGAAGCCAGCAATAAAGGGATTTAATTTTGAGGACAGCCGGCTCATGGATGGAAATTGGTTGAATGAACAAAATCGAGAGGTCCTTTTACTATTTTTCAGGATACTAGCAATATGTCAGACTGCCGTTCCTGAGCTGAATGAAGAGACTGGTATGTTTACATATGAAGCAGAGTCACCTGACGAAGCAGCCTTTCTTGCTGCAGCAAGAgaatttggttttgaattttacaaAAGAACTCAATCAAGCGTGTTTATTCGTGAAAAATATGCACACCCAGGACGATTGATTGAAAG AGAGTtcaaaattctcaatttattggAATTTACAAGCAAAAGGAAGCGAATGTCTGTAATTGTGCGAGATGAGGATGGTCAAATTTTACTCCTGTGCAAAGGTGCTGATAG TGTAATATTTGATCGACTATCAAAGAATGGACGAATGTACGAGGAAACTACTGTTAAGCATTTGAATGAATATGGAGAAGCTGGGTTGCGTACACTGGCACTTGCTTATAAAAAGCTTGATGAGTCTGAGTATTCTGCATGGAACAATGAGTTTGTCAAAGTCAAAACTTCTATTAGCACTGATAGAGAAGCAATGCTTGAGCAAGTTGCAGATATGATGGAAAAGGATCTGATTCTTGTTGGTGCTACTGCCGTGGAGGACAAATTGCAAAAAGGG GTGCCCCAGTGCATAGACAAACTTGCACAAGCTGGTCTCAAGATTTGGGTTTTGACAGGGGATAAGATGGAAACTGCAATCAACATAGG ATTTTCATGTAGTTTACTCCGCCAGGGCATGAAGCGGATCTGTATAACTGTAATGAACTCAGATTTGGTAGCTCAAGACCCAAAGCAG GCTGCGAAAGAGAATATTTTGATGCAAATCACCAATTCCTTTCGAATGGTCAAGCTGGAAAAGGATCCACATGCTGCATTTGCGTTAATTATTGATGGAAAATCTTTATCCTATGCTCTAGAGGATGATATGAAGCATCATTTCTTAGCGTTGGCTGTTGGCTGTGCATCTGTCATATGCTGTCGTGTCTCTCCCAAGCAGAAGGCACTG GTAACAAGATTAGTAAAGGAAGgaact aaaaaaaccacattaGCGATAGGTGATGGTGCAAATGATGTTGGGATGATTCAAGAAGCTGACATCGGAGTTGGCATCAGTGGGGTGGAAGGTATGCAG GCTGTGATGGCGAGTGATTTTTCTATTTCCCAGTTTCGGTTTCTAGAAAGACTTTTGGTAGTCCATGGACACTGGTGCTACAAGAGAATTGCTCAGATG ATTTGCTATTTCTTCTACAAAAATATAGCTTTCGGCCTTACGCTTTTCTACTTTGAGGCATTCACGGGCTTTTCTGGGCAGTCAGTTTACAATGACTGGTACATGCTATTGTTCAATGTCATTCTTACATCATTGCCTGTCATTTCACTTGGAGTTTTTGAACAAGATGTGTCTTCTGAGGTCTGCTTGCAG TTCCCAGCATTGTATCAGCAAGGGaccaaaaacttgttttttgatTGGTATCGAATACTTGGGTGGATGGGTAATGGTTTGTATTCCTCTCTTGTCATTTTCATCCTAAATATCGTGATCTTTTATAACCAAGCATTCCGTGCTGGAGGCCAAACTGCTGATATGGCTGCTGTGGGTGCTACAATGTTCTCCTGCATCATCTGTGCTGTGAACTGCCAGATTGCGCTCACGATGAGCCACTTTACATGGATACAACATCTCTTTGTCTGGGGAAGCGTTGCCACTTGGTTCTTGTTTCTGTTACTTTACGGGCTGATGCCTCCATCTTATTCGGGGGACGTCTACGGACTTTTAGTTGAAGTTCTTGGTCCGGCACCTATCTACTGGAGTACCATCCTCTTGGTAACAGTCGCATGTATTGTGCCTTACCTGGTTCACATATCATTCCAAAGATGTTTCAATCCAATGGATCATCATATCATCCAAGAAATCAAGTACTATAAGAAGGATGTTGAGGACCAACGCATGTGGAGAAGGGAACGATCCAAGGCAAGACAAGAAACCAAGATTGGGTTCACAGCAAGGGTAGATGCAAAGATCAGACAATTCAAAGTGAAGCTGCAGAGGAGGTCTTCAACCTTGGTTTCGCAAAATTGCATGCCTTCCCCatcttaa